A genome region from Salvia splendens isolate huo1 chromosome 19, SspV2, whole genome shotgun sequence includes the following:
- the LOC121779756 gene encoding probable LRR receptor-like serine/threonine-protein kinase At4g36180: MPTPTRSLLAVALCAFLTATLTCAGLVSEIEALLSFKSNLHDPRGALANWNASTPSAPCDWRGIRCSSATVVIELRLPRLHLSGTLTPRLSNLAHLQTLSLHSNNLNGSIPPTLSHCSLLRALYLQQNSLSGDFPPDFFTNLTHLGVLNLSQNLFSGQISDHIAASIRVLDLSSNSFSGPIPSNFSAAHHLQLIDLSHNRFSGEIAPAIGALQSLQYLWIDANYVYGTIPSAISNCSSLIHISAGDNMISGVVPATIGALQNLQVISLPRNHLTGVISQSLLCNISVSNAAIRIVDLSFNSLTGIGINDGKNCHSVLQVLDLNENQIAGTFPDLLMSFSMLRSLDVSGNLISGLLPENFGDLVNLEEFRVGNNSLTGGIPESVAKCGVLRVLDLGKNRFSGSIPEFLGEMRSLTTLILGGNAFTGAVPSSIGSLESLQVLDLSDNVLSGTVPAELMSLANLTILNLSFNRFSSQVFMNIGELKGLEVLNMSGCELSGVIPSSIGNLLKLKSLDLSKQNLSGELPFELFGSPRLQVVALEENSFSGNVPEGFSSLSGLQKLNLSENAFSAEIPASYGFLRSLNALSLSGNRVSGVIPVELSNCTGLEVLELRGNGLTGQIPADFSRLSHLKRLDLGRNNLTGTIPASISNCSSLEVLLLDSNQVSGGLPEALSKLPILKELDVSSNNLTGVVPASLSTISALQRLNLSANGFEGEIPPALAARFSDPSVFAMNKDLCGEPLGRKCEREIERKRKKLILFIVVVSVGSLMLLLCCCAYVYSLLRWRKKLRAGAEGVKKRSPSPGSQARGSEENGQPKLIMFNNMITYAETVEATRQYDEENVLSRGKYGLLFKATYADGMVLAIRRLADTSIDESTFRKEAESLGKVKHRNLTVLRGYYAGPPPDMRFLVYDYMPNGNLTTLLQEASHQEGHVLNWPMRHLIALGIARGLAFLHSVSIIHGDVKPQNVLFDADFEAHLSDFGLDKVTIATTSAEASTSASPVGTLGYVAPEATLTGKPSKEADVYSFGIVVLEILTGKKPVMFTEDEDIVKWVKRQLQRGQVSELLEPGLVELDPESSEWEEFLLGVKVGLLCTMPDPLERPSMNDVVFMLEGCRLGPEIPSSADPTTMPSPS; encoded by the coding sequence ATGCCTACGCCTACTCGTTCTCTCCTCGCCGTTGCGCTCTGCGCCTTTCTAACGGCTACCTTAACATGCGCCGGCCTCGTCTCCGAGATCGAAGCGTTACTCTCCTTCAAGTCCAATCTCCACGATCCACGTGGCGCATTGGCCAACTGGAACGCCTCCACCCCCTCCGCCCCCTGCGATTGGCGTGGCATTCGATGCTCCTCCGCCACCGTCGTCATCGAGCTCCGCCTCCCGCGCCTCCACCTCTCCGGCACCCTCACTCCCCGCCTCTCCAACCTCGCACACCTCCAGACGCTCAGCCTCCACTCCAACAATCTCAACGGCTCTATCCCTCCCACCCTCTCCCACTGCTCCCTCCTCCGCGCCCTCTACTTGCAGCAAAATTCCCTCTCCGGCGACTTTCCCCCTGACTTCTTCACCAACCTCACTCATCTCGGCGTTTTGAACCTCTCACAGAATCTCTTCTCCGGCCAAATCTCCGACCACATTGCGGCGAGTATTCGCGTGCTGGACCTCTCCTCCAACTCCTTCTCTGGTCCAATTCCGTCCAACTTCTCCGCCGCTCACCACCTCCAGCTCATCGATTTGTCACACAACCGTTTCTCCGGCGAGATAGCACCAGCCATTGGCGCGCTGCAGAGCCTCCAGTATCTCTGGATCGACGCCAATTACGTCTACGGAACAATTCCCTCGGCGATATCGAACTGCTCGTCGCTCATCCACATCAGCGCCGGTGATAATATGATTTCCGGCGTGGTTCCGGCCACGATTGGCGCGCTTCAGAATCTCCAGGTCATCTCGCTGCCACGTAATCACCTAACCGGCGTCATTTCACAATCATTGCTCTGCAACATTTCAGTATCGAATGCCGCCATTCGGATTGTGGATTTGAGTTTTAATTCGCTCACGGGTATTGGGATTAACGATGGAAAAAATTGCCACAGTGTTCTCCAAGTTTTAGATCTTAACGAGAATCAGATAGCTGGAACATTTCCTGATCTTCTAATGAGTTTCTCTATGTTAAGGTCGCTTGATGTTTCTGGAAATTTGATCTCCGGGCTATTGCCGGAAAATTTTGGGGATTTGGTGAATTTGGAGGAGTTTCGAGTTGGGAACAACTCGTTAACTGGTGGAATTCCTGAGAGTGTGGCCAAATGTGGGGTTCTTAGAGTGCTTGATCTTGGGAAAAATCGTTTTTCGGGTTCAATACCCGAGTTTTTGGGGGAAATGAGGAGCTTAACGACGTTGATTCTCGGTGGGAATGCGTTTACTGGTGCAGTTCCCTCGAGCATAGGCAGTCTTGAGTCTTTACAGGTTTTGGACTTGAGTGATAATGTGTTGAGTGGAACTGTACCTGCAGAGTTGATGAGCCTTGCCAATTTGACCATCCTAAATCTGAGCTTTAACAGATTTTCCAGTCAGGTGTTTATGAATATTGGGGAATTGAAAGGATTAGAAGTTCTGAATATGAGTGGCTGTGAGCTTTCAGGAGTGATCCCTTCTAGCATTGGGAATCTTTTGAAGCTCAAGTCTCTCGATTTGAGCAAGCAAAACTTGTCGGGGGAGTTGCCGTTCGAGCTTTTCGGGTCACCAAGGCTGCAAGTTGTGGCTTTGGAGGAGAATTCATTCTCTGGAAATGTGCCTGAAGGTTTCAGCAGCCTGTCTGGTTTGCAGAAACTTAATCTTTCAGAGAATGCTTTCTCTGCTGAGATTCCAGCTAGTTATGGATTTCTTAGATCATTGAATGCTCTTTCACTGTCTGGTAATCGAGTAAGTGGTGTGATTCCGGTGGAGTTGAGCAACTGTACTGGTCTTGAAGTTTTAGAGCTGAGAGGGAATGGTCTAACTGGCCAAATTCCTGCTGATTTCTCAAGGTTGTCTCATTTAAAGAGGCTAGACTTGGGCCGGAACAACTTAACTGGCACGATCCCAGCAAGCATTTCCAACTGCTCTTCTTTGGAAGTTTTGTTGCTGGATTCGAATCAAGTCTCAGGCGGCCTTCCAGAGGCGTTATCCAAGTTACCGATATTAAAAGAATTGGATGTCTCCTCGAATAATCTGACTGGTGTTGTTCCTGCAAGCCTTTCCACCATATCTGCTTTACAGAGATTGAATTTGTCTGCCAATGGTTTTGAGGGTGAGATCCCACCTGCTTTGGCTGCGCGGTTCAGTGATCCTTCTGTGTTCGCTATGAATAAGGATTTATGCGGGGAGCCACTGGGGAGGAAGTGCGAAAGAGAGATCGAACGCAAGAGGAAGAAGTTGATTCTTTTCATTGTTGTGGTTTCAGTTGGGAGTTTGATGCTTCTACTGTGTTGCTGTGCGTATGTGTACAGTCTTCTTAGGTGGCGGAAGAAGCTGCGAGCCGGGGCAGAAGGGGTGAAGAAACGAAGCCCCAGTCCCGGCTCACAGGCTCGTGGAAGTGAGGAGAATGGGCAGCCAAAGCTTATTATGTTCAACAACATGATTACATATGCAGAAACTGTGGAAGCAACCAGGCAGTATGATGAGGAGAATGTGTTAAGCAGGGGCAAATATGGGCTACTGTTTAAAGCCACCTATGCTGATGGTATGGTGCTTGCAATCCGACGCCTCGCGGACACATCAATCGACGAGAGCACGTTCCGAAAGGAAGCCGAGTCTCTGGGCAAAGTTAAGCATCGCAACCTGACTGTCCTCCGTGGCTACTATGCTGGGCCACCTCCTGACATGCGGTTTCTTGTATACGACTACATGCCTAATGGAAATCTCACGACGCTGCTTCAAGAGGCGTCGCACCAAGAAGGCCACGTCCTGAACTGGCCAATGCGCCACCTGATCGCACTAGGCATAGCTCGAGGTCTAGCGTTTCTGCACTCGGTCTCAATCATCCATGGCGATGTGAAGCCACAGAACGTGCTCTTTGATGCTGATTTCGAAGCCCATCTTTCGGATTTCGGGTTGGATAAAGTGACGATCGCTACCACATCAGCTGAGGCTTCTACATCCGCGAGCCCCGTTGGAACTCTTGGCTATGTAGCACCGGAAGCTACATTGACAGGGAAGCCATCTAAAGAAGCGGATGTGTACAGTTTCGGGATCGTGGTGCTGGAGATTCTAACTGGTAAGAAGCCTGTGATGTTCACAGAAGATGAGGACATTGTGAAATGGGTGAAGAGGCAGCTGCAAAGAGGCCAAGTTTCTGAGCTGCTTGAGCCCGGTTTGGTTGAGCTCGACCCGGAGTCATCAGAGTGGGAAGAGTTCTTGCTGGGGGTCAAAGTTGGATTGCTCTGCACAATGCCAGACCCTCTCGAAAGGCCTTCTATGAACGATGTCGTTTTCATGCTCGAAGGCTGCCGGTTAGGCCCCGAAATTCCCTCCTCAGCTGATCCCACCACAATGCCTTCGCCTAGCTGA